Proteins co-encoded in one Luteolibacter sp. Y139 genomic window:
- a CDS encoding response regulator transcription factor: MIPGKKTVVVVEDDIRLQEHLIKMLDLPEDITCLCAVSSAEEALEKIPAYRPDVVLMDINLPGISGIDCIRELKKRQPRLEVVMLTAYDVDDNIFRALKEGASGFLLKTSTPDDIYNAIRDVYSGGAPFSSHIARKVAHYFRAEKDIEDENEKLTPREKDVLRLLASGYIYKEVADQLDITMETVRTYVKRICIKLHVRSKVEAIIKYRS; encoded by the coding sequence ATGATCCCCGGCAAGAAAACGGTGGTGGTGGTGGAAGACGATATCCGGCTCCAGGAGCATCTGATCAAGATGCTGGATCTGCCGGAGGACATCACTTGCCTGTGCGCGGTTTCCTCTGCTGAGGAAGCCCTGGAGAAGATTCCGGCCTACCGCCCGGACGTGGTGCTGATGGACATCAATCTGCCGGGAATCTCCGGGATCGACTGCATCCGGGAGCTCAAGAAGCGCCAGCCGCGGCTGGAGGTCGTGATGCTGACCGCGTATGATGTGGACGATAATATTTTCCGCGCGCTGAAGGAGGGAGCCAGTGGTTTCCTGCTGAAGACCAGCACGCCGGACGACATCTACAACGCGATCCGGGACGTGTATTCCGGCGGGGCTCCATTCTCCAGCCACATCGCGCGGAAGGTGGCGCACTATTTCCGCGCCGAGAAGGACATCGAGGATGAGAATGAAAAGCTCACGCCGCGGGAGAAGGATGTGCTGCGGCTGTTAGCCTCCGGCTACATTTACAAGGAAGTGGCGGACCAGCTCGATATCACGATGGAAACGGTCCGGACCTACGTGAAACGCATCTGCATCAAGCTCCATGTCCGGAGCAAGGTGGAGGCGATCATCAAGTATCGGTCCTGA